In Streptomyces sp. TLI_146, the genomic stretch CTCGCCTGTCCCGCTCCGCGTCGAGCGGTCGCCTGTCCGGCCACGGTCCCCTGCCTTCTGCCGCTCCGTCAGCGCGCGGCGATCGCCTCGTACACCATGCCGACGAGCAGGTCGTCGGCGTCCCGGCGGCCGAACTCGGAGGCGGCGCGGGACATCTCGTACAGCCGGTGCGGGTCGGCGAGCACGGGCAGGACCTGGTCCTGCACCCACCCGGGGGTGAGTTCGGCGTCGTCGACCAGCAGACCGCCGCCCGCCTTCACCACCGGCTGGGCGTTGAGCCGCTGTTCGCCGTTGCCGATCGGCAGCGGTACGTAGGCGGCGGGCAGCCCGACGGCGGAGAGTTCGGCGACGGTCATCGCGCCCGCGCGGCAGAGCATCATGTCGGCCGCGGCGTACGCGAGATCCATCCGGTCCACGTACGGTACCGGGATGTACGGCGGCATTCCGGGCATGTTGTCGACGCGCGGCACTTCGTTCTTCGGGCCGACCGCGTGCAGGATCTGGATGCCGGAGCGCTGGAGCACCGGAGCGACCTGCTGGATCACCTCGTTGAGGCGGCGGGCGCCCTGCGAGCCGCCGGAGACCAGCAGCGTCGGCAGGTTCGGGTCCAGGCCGAACGCGGCGCGCGCCTCGGGGCGGACCCGGGCGCGGTCGAGGGTGGCGATGGAGTGCCGCAGCGGGATGCCGATGTAGCGGGCGCCGCGCAGCTTGCTGTCGGGCGTGGCGACGGCGACCCCGGCCGCGTACCGCGAGCCGATCTTGTTGGCCAGGCCGGGGCGGGCGTTGGCCTCGTGGACCACGATCGGCACCCCGAGGCGCTTGGCGGCCAGATAGCCGGGCAGCGCCACATAGCCGCCGAAGCCCACGACGCAGTCCGCCTTGGTGCGCTCCAGGATCTGCTCGGCGGCCTTGATGGTGCCGCGCAGCCGCCCCGGGACCGTGATCAGTTCGGGGGTGGGCCTGCGGGGCAGCGGGACGGCCGGGATGAGCGCGAGCTCATAGCCCCGCTCGGGGACCAGCCGCGTCTCCAGGCCCTTCTCCGTGCCGAGGGCCGTGATCCCCACGGTCGGGTCCTGCCTGCGCAGGGCGTCCGCGAGGGCGAGCGCGGGCTCGATGTGGCCGGCGGTCCCCCCACCGGCGAGTACGACATGCACCGAAATTCACCGCTCTCCGGACGGACGCTTCTTGACGCGCCGTCTCATCGACTTCCAACTCACCCGAGGCTGCCGCATGGCCAGCGCCGCCCGCGCCGCGGGGTCGTCCCGCGCGAACGCGATCAGCAGCCCCACGGCGAACATGGTCGGCAGCAGCGCGGACCCCCCGTAGGAGAACAGCGGGAGCGGGACACCGGCGATCGGCAGCAGGCCGAGCACCGCACCGATGTTGATCACGGCCTGGGCCACGATCCAGGTGGTCACACCTCCCGCGGCGTACCTCACGAAGGGGTCCTCCGTGCGTCCGGCCACGCGGATACCCGCATAGCCTAGAGCCGCGAACAGGGCGAGCACCGACAGTGTCCCCGCCAGGCCCAGTTCCTCACCGGTGATGGCGAAGATGAAGTCGGTGTGCGGTTCGGGGAGTTGACCCCATTTTTCCACACTCGCACCCAGGCCGGAACCGAACCATCCGCCCGAGGCCAGGGCGTAGATTCCATGGACCGCCTGCCAGCACTGGTCCTGCGGGCCGGGGTCGGTGGCCCCGATGCAGGCGAGCCGGCCCATCCGGTTGGGGCTGGTCTTGATGAGGATCACGGCGAGGGTCACGGCCACCGCGAGGACGCCCCCGAAGAGCCGGGTGGGCGCCCCGGCGAGCCAGAGCAGGCCGAAGAGGATCGCGCAGAGGATGATCGCGGTGCCCATGTCGCCGCCGAGCATGATCAGCCCGAGCAGCAGGAAGGCCACCGGGACCAGCGGCACCAGCATGTGCTTCCACTGGGTGAGCAACCGTTTGTCCTGCTTGCGGGCGAGCAGGTCGGCGCCCCACAGGATCAGCGCCAGCTTGCCGAACTCACTGGGCTGGAGCTGGAACGGGCCGCCCAGGTAGATCCAGTTCTGGTTGCCGTTGACCGACATCCCTATCCCGGGGATCTGTACCAGGACCATCAGGAAGACGGTGACCATCAGCATCGGGTACGACAGCGCCCGGTGCAGCTTGGCGGGCATCCGGGCGGCCGCGAACATCAGGCCGCCGCCGATCAGCGCGGCGAGGAACTGCTTGCGGAAGAAGTACGAGGCCGGCAGCGACAGCTCCAGGGCCTTGATCATCGAGGCCGAGTAGACCATCACCAGACCGAGCACGGTGATCAGCAGCGAGCTGCCGAGGATCAGGTAGTACGCCGTGAGCGGCCGGTCCCAGGCCCGCCGGGCCCGCTCGAACAGCCGCCGCGGGCCGCCGCCCCGCTGTCGTGACGGGGCGCCGCCCGTGCCGCCGCGCCTGACCGCCGGGCGGCGTACGGACCCGGCGGCACGGCTGCGCAGGACGAGCCCGGGCGGGGTCGCTTCGGCCGGCATGTGTGCTGTCCCCTCCAGTCGTGCCCGGCGCCGCCGGTCCGCGGGACGGGGTCCCGGCCGGCTAGGCGCGCTTCGCGGCGAGTTCGCGGACCGCTTCCGCGAACGCCTCGCCGCGCTTGTTGTAGTTGGTGAACATGTCCATCGAGGCGCAGGCCGGGGCCAGCAGGACCGTGTCCCCGGGCTTCGCCAGCCCGGCCGCCGCGCGGACCGCCTCGGACATCGCCCCAGTGTCGGTCCGCTCGACGTCGACCACCGGTACCTCGGGGGCGTGTCGCGCCAGCGCTTCGGCGATCAGGTGGCGCTCGGCGCCGATCAGGACGACCCCGCGCAGCCGCTTCGCGGACCGCTGGACGAGCTCGTCGAAGGACGCGCCCTTGGCGAGGCCCCCGGCGATCCAGACGATCGGCTCGTAGGCGGCCAGGGAGGCCTCGGCGGCGTGCGTGTTGGTCGCCTTGGAGTCGTCCACGTACGCGACCGAGTCCACGTCCGCCACATGCGCGATCCGGTGGGCGTCGGGGCGGAAGGCCCGCAGCCCGTCCCGTACGGCCTTGGGCTCGACGCCGAAGGCGCGGGCGAGCGCGGCCGCCGCGAGGGCGTTGGCGATGTTGTGGGGCGCGGGCGGGTTGACGTCCGCGACCTCGGCCAGCTCCTGGGCGTTCTTCTGCCGGTTGGCGACGAAGGCGCGGTCGACCAGGATGCCGTCCACCACGCCGAGCTGGGAGGGGCCGGGGGTGCCGAGGGTGAAGCCGATCGCCCGGCAGCCCTCCTCGACGTCGGCCTCGCGGACCAGGTCCTCGGTGGCCGGATCCGCCACGTTGTAGACGCACGCGACCGTGTTGCCCTCGTAGATCCGGCCCTTGTCGGCCGCGTACGCCTCCATGGAGCCGTGCCAGTCGAGGTGGTCCGGAGCCAGGTTGAGCACGGCGGCCGAGTGGGCGCGCAGCGAGGGCGCCCAGTGCAGCTGGTAGCTGGAGAGCTCCACGGCGAGTACGTCGTACGTCTCCTCGCCGAGCACCACGTCGATGATCGGCGTGCCGATGTTGCCGACGGCGGCGGTGCGCAGGCCCGCCGCGCGCAGGATCGACGCCAGCATCTGGGTGGTGGTGGTCTTGCCGTTGGTGCCGGTGATCGCCAGCCAGGGCGCGGCCTTCTCGCCGCGCAGCTGCCAGGCGATCTCCACATCGCCCACCACGTCCACGCCCGCCTCGGCGGCGGCCGCGAACAGCGGGGAGTCGGGCTTCCAGCCGGGCGAGGTGACGACCAGGCCGGTCCCCTCGGGGAGCGTCTCCGCGTCCCCGAGGCGGACGGAGATACCTTCCTCCGCCAGCTCGGCGGCGCGCTCCCGGTGGGTGGCGGAGTCACCGCCGTCCACGACCGTCACCACGGCGCCGAGACCGGCCAGGGCGCGGGCGGCGCTGATGCCGCTCACCCCGAGACCGGCGACGGTGATCCGCATGCCCTGCCAGCTCTGACTCACTTGTCGGCTGCCCATCCCGCGTAGAAGAGACCCAGGCCCACGATGACGCACATGCCCTGGATGATCCAGAACCTCACCACCACAAGGACTTCTGACCAGCCCTTGAGTTCGAAGTGGTGCTGGAGCGGGGCCATCCGGAAGACGCGCTTCCCGGTCATCTTGAACGAGCCGACCTGGATGACCACCGACATGGTGATCATCACGAAGAGGCCGCCGAGCAGGGCGATCAGGAACTCGGTGCGCGAGCAGATCGCCAGACCCGCGAGCGCGCCGCCGAGCGCGAGCGAACCGGTGTCGCCCATGAAGATCTTGGCGGGCGAGGTGTTCCACCACAGGAAGCCGAAGCAGGAGCCCATCAGGGCCGAGGCGACCACCGCGAGGTCCAGCGGGTCGCGCACCTCGAAGCAGGCGTTGGGGTTGGTCAGGGTCTGCGCGTTGGCGCAGGACTCCTGGAACTGCCACAGCCCGATGAAGGTGTACGCGCCGAAGACCATCACCGACGCGCCGGTGGCCAGGCCGTCCAGACCGTCCGTCAGGTTCACGCCGTTGGACATGGCGAGAATCATGAACAGCGCCCAGATCACGAACAGGACGGGGCCGATGGACCAGCCGAAGTCCGTGATGAAGGAGAGCTTGGTGGAGGCGGGGGTGTTGCCCCGCTTGTCCGCGAACTGGAGCGCGAGCACCGCGAAGGCGATGCCGACGATCAGCTGTCCGGCCATCTTCGCCTTGGCGCGCAGGCCCAGCGAACGCTGCTTGACGATCTTGATGTAGTCGTCCAGGAAGCCGACCAGGCCCATGCCGGCGGTCAGGAACAGCACCAGCAGACCCGAGAAGGTCGGGTCCTCGCTGGTGATCACCTTCGTCGCGGCGTACGCGATGAGCGTGGCCAGGATGAAGGCGATGCCGCCCATGGTGGGCGTGCCCTTCTTGCCGGCGTGGCCGCGCGGGCCGTCGTCGCGGATGAACTGGCCGTAGCCCTTGCGGGCGAGCAGCTTGATGAGCAACGGGGTGCCGACCAGGGTCAGGAAGAGACCGATGGCTCCCGCGAAGAGGATCTGCCTCATCGGGCGGCGACCTCGCCCTCGACGCC encodes the following:
- the murG gene encoding undecaprenyldiphospho-muramoylpentapeptide beta-N-acetylglucosaminyltransferase, which encodes MHVVLAGGGTAGHIEPALALADALRRQDPTVGITALGTEKGLETRLVPERGYELALIPAVPLPRRPTPELITVPGRLRGTIKAAEQILERTKADCVVGFGGYVALPGYLAAKRLGVPIVVHEANARPGLANKIGSRYAAGVAVATPDSKLRGARYIGIPLRHSIATLDRARVRPEARAAFGLDPNLPTLLVSGGSQGARRLNEVIQQVAPVLQRSGIQILHAVGPKNEVPRVDNMPGMPPYIPVPYVDRMDLAYAAADMMLCRAGAMTVAELSAVGLPAAYVPLPIGNGEQRLNAQPVVKAGGGLLVDDAELTPGWVQDQVLPVLADPHRLYEMSRAASEFGRRDADDLLVGMVYEAIAAR
- the ftsW gene encoding putative lipid II flippase FtsW, whose protein sequence is MPAEATPPGLVLRSRAAGSVRRPAVRRGGTGGAPSRQRGGGPRRLFERARRAWDRPLTAYYLILGSSLLITVLGLVMVYSASMIKALELSLPASYFFRKQFLAALIGGGLMFAAARMPAKLHRALSYPMLMVTVFLMVLVQIPGIGMSVNGNQNWIYLGGPFQLQPSEFGKLALILWGADLLARKQDKRLLTQWKHMLVPLVPVAFLLLGLIMLGGDMGTAIILCAILFGLLWLAGAPTRLFGGVLAVAVTLAVILIKTSPNRMGRLACIGATDPGPQDQCWQAVHGIYALASGGWFGSGLGASVEKWGQLPEPHTDFIFAITGEELGLAGTLSVLALFAALGYAGIRVAGRTEDPFVRYAAGGVTTWIVAQAVINIGAVLGLLPIAGVPLPLFSYGGSALLPTMFAVGLLIAFARDDPAARAALAMRQPRVSWKSMRRRVKKRPSGER
- the murD gene encoding UDP-N-acetylmuramoyl-L-alanine--D-glutamate ligase → MGSRQVSQSWQGMRITVAGLGVSGISAARALAGLGAVVTVVDGGDSATHRERAAELAEEGISVRLGDAETLPEGTGLVVTSPGWKPDSPLFAAAAEAGVDVVGDVEIAWQLRGEKAAPWLAITGTNGKTTTTQMLASILRAAGLRTAAVGNIGTPIIDVVLGEETYDVLAVELSSYQLHWAPSLRAHSAAVLNLAPDHLDWHGSMEAYAADKGRIYEGNTVACVYNVADPATEDLVREADVEEGCRAIGFTLGTPGPSQLGVVDGILVDRAFVANRQKNAQELAEVADVNPPAPHNIANALAAAALARAFGVEPKAVRDGLRAFRPDAHRIAHVADVDSVAYVDDSKATNTHAAEASLAAYEPIVWIAGGLAKGASFDELVQRSAKRLRGVVLIGAERHLIAEALARHAPEVPVVDVERTDTGAMSEAVRAAAGLAKPGDTVLLAPACASMDMFTNYNKRGEAFAEAVRELAAKRA
- the mraY gene encoding phospho-N-acetylmuramoyl-pentapeptide-transferase, with the translated sequence MRQILFAGAIGLFLTLVGTPLLIKLLARKGYGQFIRDDGPRGHAGKKGTPTMGGIAFILATLIAYAATKVITSEDPTFSGLLVLFLTAGMGLVGFLDDYIKIVKQRSLGLRAKAKMAGQLIVGIAFAVLALQFADKRGNTPASTKLSFITDFGWSIGPVLFVIWALFMILAMSNGVNLTDGLDGLATGASVMVFGAYTFIGLWQFQESCANAQTLTNPNACFEVRDPLDLAVVASALMGSCFGFLWWNTSPAKIFMGDTGSLALGGALAGLAICSRTEFLIALLGGLFVMITMSVVIQVGSFKMTGKRVFRMAPLQHHFELKGWSEVLVVVRFWIIQGMCVIVGLGLFYAGWAADK